Proteins encoded within one genomic window of Humulus lupulus chromosome 1, drHumLupu1.1, whole genome shotgun sequence:
- the LOC133788718 gene encoding transcription factor bHLH121: MNQLQHDEFIQSPNPPSDPRLPSTSVRSQPSSSQRPEGETKDGTVARKLQKADREKLRRDRLNEHFIELGSVLDPDRPKNDKATILTDTIQLLKDLTSQVDKLKAEYTMLNEESRELTLEKNDLREEKTSLKSDIENLNVQCQQRVRTMFPWAAMDHSVVMAPTSYPYPVPMPMPQGPIPMHPHMQPYPYYGNQNPGVIPNPCSTFVPYITPTTLVEQQSQQYVTPIVQPVSRSNVSGKQDSRNKSSGESKIEKSEDSSDVATNLELKTPGSATDQDSGQGQSQRYVSKENKITERSSSSRCSSSRSVQDSSSNSIVSSRKANNRKKD, translated from the exons CCAAAGACCTGAAGGGGAAACCAAGGATGGCACAGTTGCAAGAAAGCTTCAGAAGGCTGACAGGGAGAAGTTGAGGCGGGATCGATTAAACGAGCACTTTATCGAATTGGGAAGTGTTTTAG ATCCTGATAGACCAAAAAATGACAAAGCAACTATTTTAACCGACACAATCCAATTGCTGAAGGATTTGACATCGCAGGTTGACAAACTTAAAGCTGAATATACTATGCTAAATGAAGAATCTCGAGAG TTGACACTGGAGAAAAATGATCTCAGAGAAGAGAAAACCTCTCTCAAATCTGACATTGAAAACCTTAACGTTCAGTGTCAGCAAAGAGTGAGAACAATGTTTCCCTGGGCTGCTATGGATCATTCAGTTGTCATGGCACCAACTTCATACCCATATCCAGTACCAATGCCAATGCCTCAAGGGCCCATTCCCATGCATCCACATATGCAGCCATATCCGTATTATGGAAATCAGAATCCAGGCGTCATTCCGAACCCCTGTTCAACTTTTGTTCCATACATAACTCCGACTACCCTGGTTGAGCAGCAGTCTCAACAATATGTAACTCCAATTGTTCAACCAGTTAGTCGCTCCAATGTTTCTGGCAAACAAGATTCCAGAAATAAGTCATCTGGGGAAAGCAAAATTGAAAAAAGTGAGGATTCCAGTGATGTTGCAACAAATCTGGAGTTAAAGACTCCTGGATCTGCAACAGATCAG GATTCAGGTCAAGGACAATCTCAAAGATATGTGAGTAAGGAAAACAAAATCACTGAAAGAAGTTCTTCAAGTAGATGTTCTTCTTCTCGAAGTGTACAAGACAGCTCATCTAATAGCATAGTTAGTAGCAGAAAGGCCAATAACCGAAAAAAAGATTGA